From the Fibrobacter sp. UWB4 genome, one window contains:
- a CDS encoding class I adenylate-forming enzyme family protein: MISVEQSIFEFAKQNPQKIALKSGKTTVSYGELVNHCLDAKKYFEGMPNYQNGSCVILAAGKQVEFAYAYFGAHLAGLKVAPIDPETNPTRFDFIAQTLNPFVVIGFDKIRGPWVNKSLKDFSFQESGLQSEVAFPDMDSVADILFTTGTTGTPKGVPLTFKNEAAAARNINDFIRNKTDDVELLALPISHSFGLGRVRCCLSNGQTLILLGSFVNVKRIYKSFEEDGVTGFTMVPSSWKFLQKMSGNQLGNYASQLKYIEMGSAYFSESDKKELASLLPNTRVTMHYGLTEASRSAFMEFHEDANALNSVGKASPNTDIQVFDESGNMLPLGEEGEICVNGEHVTLGYLNHPNSDVFFGDYFRTGDWGTKNSDGYIFLKSRKKELINVGGKKVSPIEVEEQLALIPEIAESACIAVPDPGEVLGEVVKACLVAKPNVVRPTFEVIASALLGKLEGYKIPTVYEWVDEIPKTSSGKVQRGLLK; this comes from the coding sequence ATGATTTCGGTTGAGCAGTCCATATTTGAGTTTGCCAAGCAAAATCCTCAAAAAATCGCTTTAAAAAGCGGTAAAACAACAGTATCGTATGGTGAATTGGTAAATCATTGCCTCGATGCAAAAAAATATTTTGAGGGCATGCCAAATTATCAAAATGGCTCATGCGTTATCTTGGCTGCAGGAAAACAGGTTGAATTTGCATACGCTTATTTCGGAGCACATTTGGCAGGACTTAAAGTAGCCCCCATTGACCCAGAAACAAATCCGACCCGCTTTGATTTTATTGCCCAAACACTAAATCCTTTTGTTGTCATCGGTTTTGATAAAATTCGAGGACCTTGGGTAAATAAATCTCTCAAGGATTTTTCCTTCCAAGAAAGCGGACTTCAATCGGAGGTTGCTTTCCCCGATATGGACTCTGTGGCTGACATTCTTTTTACGACAGGTACAACGGGAACACCCAAAGGAGTTCCCCTGACGTTTAAAAACGAAGCGGCAGCAGCTCGAAATATCAATGATTTCATTCGCAATAAAACCGATGATGTTGAGTTGCTAGCACTTCCCATCAGTCATTCCTTTGGACTCGGACGCGTTCGTTGTTGTTTGTCCAATGGGCAAACATTGATTTTGCTCGGAAGTTTTGTGAACGTCAAACGTATTTACAAAAGCTTTGAAGAAGATGGCGTAACAGGTTTTACGATGGTACCTTCAAGCTGGAAATTCCTGCAAAAGATGAGTGGCAACCAGCTAGGCAATTATGCGTCCCAACTCAAGTACATAGAAATGGGCAGTGCCTATTTTTCCGAAAGTGACAAAAAAGAACTAGCTTCGCTTTTACCAAACACCCGCGTAACCATGCACTATGGTCTTACCGAGGCTTCTCGTTCCGCATTTATGGAATTTCACGAAGATGCAAATGCTTTAAACAGTGTTGGCAAGGCCTCTCCAAACACGGATATTCAAGTCTTTGACGAATCAGGCAATATGCTGCCATTAGGAGAAGAAGGTGAGATTTGCGTTAACGGTGAGCATGTAACGCTGGGCTATCTCAACCATCCAAACAGCGATGTTTTCTTCGGAGATTACTTTAGAACCGGTGACTGGGGAACCAAAAACTCTGATGGTTACATATTTCTGAAAAGTCGCAAAAAGGAACTCATCAACGTAGGTGGGAAAAAAGTAAGCCCTATTGAGGTTGAAGAGCAGCTAGCCTTGATTCCCGAAATTGCTGAATCTGCCTGCATTGCTGTACCTGATCCGGGTGAAGTTCTTGGCGAGGTCGTGAAAGCATGTCTTGTGGCTAAACCGAATGTAGTGCGCCCAACGTTTGAAGTAATAGCTTCTGCTCTGTTGGGAAAACTGGAAGGTTATAAGATTCCGACCGTTTATGAGTGGGTTGACGAAATCCCCAAAACATCTAGCGGAAAAGTTCAACGCGGGTTGCTTAAATGA
- a CDS encoding acyltransferase family protein, translating into MLDSVNAFLNHPLYDYDKQKTNILKAAFPFLIIIHHLEKYHLPGIGIFSWIGIWVMYLFFAMSGYGLVISYIKKSDYINGFLKRSIPKLFIPYLITFILFVIYRFIEGIDQIELLKSVGLLAFIPTSWFIYILALFYVFFFIVFKYVKSSTIIKVFFLSALVIAYCVIAPYVGFAHWRYDKCPAFIVGMVFALANSSIKEKYVRWHAFAGVGILLCIMNLPLGHGLDPYLYSSIMFMLMFILPYREGGGVLV; encoded by the coding sequence ATGCTTGATTCTGTAAATGCTTTTTTGAACCATCCTTTATACGACTATGACAAGCAAAAGACTAATATATTAAAAGCTGCATTCCCTTTCCTTATTATCATTCATCATTTAGAAAAATATCATCTTCCTGGTATAGGTATATTTAGTTGGATTGGAATTTGGGTGATGTATCTTTTTTTTGCCATGTCTGGTTATGGACTTGTTATATCGTACATCAAGAAATCTGACTATATTAATGGCTTTCTGAAGCGTTCTATTCCAAAGCTATTTATACCATATTTGATTACTTTCATTTTATTTGTGATTTATAGATTCATTGAAGGAATTGACCAAATTGAGCTATTGAAATCTGTGGGACTTCTTGCGTTCATACCGACATCCTGGTTTATCTACATATTGGCTCTATTTTATGTTTTCTTTTTCATAGTATTCAAATATGTGAAATCAAGTACAATTATAAAGGTATTTTTTTTATCGGCTTTAGTGATTGCCTATTGTGTTATAGCTCCTTATGTTGGATTTGCTCACTGGAGGTATGATAAATGCCCTGCATTTATTGTTGGAATGGTATTTGCATTGGCTAATAGCTCGATAAAAGAAAAATATGTCAGATGGCACGCTTTTGCTGGTGTTGGTATTCTATTGTGCATTATGAATTTGCCCTTAGGACATGGGCTTGATCCCTATTTATATTCATCAATCATGTTTATGTTGATGTTTATTTTGCCATATAGGGAGGGGGGGGGGGTGCTCGTATGA
- a CDS encoding lipopolysaccharide biosynthesis protein: MAEESANKRIAKNTIFLYSRSLLTMAISIFSSRIILQALGVDDYGLYGAIGSIVTMFSIINNTLAVGTSRFLTFELGKGDDEKLKKTFSAAFAMHVAMAVALFILLETIGLWFLNNRMQIPEGREFAANVIFHLSIISCMFGLTQVPYNALIVAHEKMKIYAYIGIFEVVFKLALLFVLLYVPFKDNLIAFGIIVAAWGIGLQIFYRFYCYKRFPESHLGICRDKSIYKSMLSYSMWDFVGQFCARGNGQGVNILVNMFFGVTLNAARTVAYQVENALTTFSGNFLAAVNPQIVKAYAQEDYKRFFQLIFESGKFAYYLLFMLSLPVFLEAKFILSIWLVEVPEYTVLFLRCIIAITLFRILVRPLINGVHATGNIKTLNLTSGVYSALTFLPMTYLLYKMSFPVWTCFVVQAFNGIVCTYLETRALYKNIQFNMWKYFLNVHVHSIAISLLATVFPYVIIKNMEEGWLRLCFTTIFSVFSTGLCVYYLGLSKNARIMMKEKLVERLWKRNA; encoded by the coding sequence ATGGCTGAAGAAAGTGCAAATAAGAGAATAGCCAAGAATACGATATTCCTATATTCTAGATCGCTATTAACAATGGCGATTTCGATATTCTCGTCACGGATAATTTTACAGGCTCTTGGTGTTGACGATTATGGACTTTATGGTGCTATTGGTAGCATTGTGACGATGTTTTCCATTATCAATAATACGCTTGCTGTTGGAACAAGTCGCTTTCTAACATTTGAATTAGGCAAAGGTGATGACGAAAAGTTAAAAAAGACCTTTAGCGCAGCATTTGCGATGCATGTTGCAATGGCTGTCGCTTTATTTATCCTGCTAGAAACAATAGGATTATGGTTTTTAAATAATCGGATGCAAATCCCCGAAGGACGTGAATTTGCTGCAAATGTAATTTTTCACTTGTCTATTATTTCGTGCATGTTTGGCTTGACGCAGGTCCCATATAATGCGTTAATTGTAGCGCATGAAAAAATGAAAATCTATGCTTATATCGGTATATTTGAAGTCGTGTTTAAGCTTGCTTTGCTTTTTGTATTACTCTATGTTCCATTTAAAGATAATTTGATTGCTTTTGGAATAATTGTTGCTGCGTGGGGGATTGGTTTGCAAATTTTTTATCGTTTTTATTGTTATAAGCGATTTCCAGAAAGTCATCTTGGAATATGTAGAGATAAATCTATTTACAAGAGTATGCTTTCGTACTCAATGTGGGATTTTGTAGGACAGTTTTGTGCGAGAGGAAATGGTCAAGGCGTCAACATTCTTGTCAATATGTTCTTTGGTGTGACTTTAAATGCGGCAAGAACTGTAGCGTATCAGGTTGAAAATGCGTTAACGACTTTCAGTGGTAATTTTTTAGCAGCGGTAAATCCTCAAATAGTAAAAGCTTATGCCCAAGAAGATTATAAACGTTTTTTTCAGTTGATTTTTGAATCTGGAAAATTTGCATATTATTTATTGTTTATGCTATCTCTTCCTGTTTTTTTAGAAGCTAAATTTATTCTATCAATCTGGTTGGTTGAAGTTCCTGAATATACAGTACTTTTTTTGAGATGTATTATAGCAATAACATTATTTAGAATATTGGTGCGCCCACTAATAAATGGCGTACACGCAACAGGTAACATAAAAACATTGAATTTGACAAGCGGAGTTTACTCTGCATTGACTTTTTTACCTATGACATATTTGTTGTACAAAATGAGTTTTCCTGTTTGGACTTGTTTTGTTGTCCAAGCTTTTAATGGAATAGTGTGTACATATTTGGAAACGAGAGCTTTATACAAGAACATTCAATTTAACATGTGGAAATATTTTCTTAATGTCCATGTTCATTCTATAGCGATTTCGTTACTTGCGACGGTTTTCCCATATGTTATTATAAAAAATATGGAGGAAGGTTGGCTTAGACTTTGTTTCACTACAATATTCAGTGTTTTTTCAACCGGTTTATGTGTGTATTATCTTGGCTTATCAAAAAATGCTCGAATAATGATGAAAGAAAAACTTGTTGAAAGGCTTTGGAAAAGAAATGCATAA
- a CDS encoding Coenzyme F420 hydrogenase/dehydrogenase, beta subunit C-terminal domain, with amino-acid sequence MIQITNKEQCCGCNACGDICPKGAISFLQDEEGFWYPKVDLEKCVNCGMCNNVCPLQNMDKVKSAEKLNPPKVVGGFHKNIAIRFDSTSGGIFSALANAMYKDGGYVSGAVQNEDLTVCNFISNDKSDLARLRSSKYVQSSAIGLYKEIKRLLVAGEKVLACGSPCQMGALRSYLGKDYENLIVVDFLCRATNSPKAYRKYMDMLEKQYGGKVVYVKAKNKEHGWHSLARKVVFDNGKEYYGEGHDDHYRRGYHWNMFERPSCYDCKFKEIPRNSDITLGDFWGVEKVAPDLEQNLGTSMVMLNTPKGEAFFEKIRSKLVCREFTVNDILPGNRSALLEPVKYPPIDRNALFKDMDTMPFDEVANKYFPGHTHKVTFKSKIKNLLRFLYHNKKKPFDVLRTLHYCFLNKHVKANILNGDIFTVKSHCAIDLRGSAKIVVNKGAFTFGEKRNFKTKEETALLIEDGGTLQIDGKNFIKTTSDIQIFKNALLRFGPGATNMGLKIVCSEKIWIGDHTRIGRDVWIRDNNGGHKIIQVGYKDKAPVIIGNYVWICSGSQIMKGVTIGDGAVISANSVVTSNVPAHSIVAGNPAKVVAENIYWRP; translated from the coding sequence ATGATTCAGATAACCAATAAAGAACAATGCTGCGGTTGCAATGCTTGTGGTGATATTTGCCCCAAGGGGGCAATTTCATTCCTACAAGATGAAGAAGGATTCTGGTATCCGAAAGTCGATTTGGAAAAGTGCGTAAACTGCGGCATGTGCAACAATGTTTGCCCGCTCCAGAATATGGACAAAGTTAAATCCGCAGAAAAACTGAATCCGCCCAAAGTTGTTGGTGGATTCCATAAAAACATTGCAATCCGCTTCGATAGCACTTCCGGTGGAATTTTTTCGGCACTAGCCAACGCAATGTACAAAGATGGCGGATATGTAAGTGGCGCTGTCCAAAACGAAGACTTGACTGTATGCAACTTTATATCAAATGACAAAAGCGATTTGGCACGTTTACGCAGCAGCAAATATGTTCAAAGTTCCGCAATCGGCCTTTATAAAGAAATCAAAAGACTCCTTGTTGCTGGTGAAAAGGTTTTGGCTTGTGGTTCGCCTTGCCAAATGGGTGCTTTGCGCAGCTATCTCGGAAAAGATTATGAAAATCTGATTGTTGTTGATTTCCTTTGTCGCGCGACGAATTCACCTAAGGCATACCGTAAATACATGGATATGCTTGAAAAGCAATATGGCGGCAAGGTTGTCTATGTCAAGGCAAAGAACAAAGAACATGGTTGGCATAGTCTAGCGCGTAAAGTGGTTTTTGACAATGGCAAGGAATATTACGGTGAAGGCCACGATGACCATTACCGTCGCGGCTATCATTGGAACATGTTTGAACGCCCATCTTGCTATGATTGTAAATTTAAGGAAATTCCGCGTAATTCAGACATCACACTTGGCGATTTTTGGGGCGTTGAGAAGGTGGCTCCCGACTTGGAGCAGAATCTTGGTACATCGATGGTGATGCTCAATACTCCAAAAGGAGAAGCGTTTTTTGAAAAGATAAGAAGTAAACTCGTTTGTCGCGAGTTTACTGTAAATGATATTTTGCCAGGTAATCGTTCTGCTCTTCTTGAGCCGGTCAAGTATCCTCCAATAGACCGAAATGCTCTGTTCAAAGATATGGATACAATGCCCTTTGATGAAGTTGCAAACAAGTATTTTCCAGGGCATACGCACAAGGTGACTTTCAAGTCTAAAATTAAAAACTTACTTAGATTTTTATATCACAACAAGAAAAAGCCGTTTGATGTATTAAGAACTTTGCATTATTGTTTCCTTAATAAGCATGTCAAGGCGAATATTTTAAATGGCGATATTTTCACAGTCAAGAGCCATTGTGCCATTGATTTACGCGGTTCGGCAAAGATTGTAGTGAACAAAGGCGCGTTTACATTCGGCGAGAAACGGAACTTCAAGACAAAAGAAGAAACGGCTCTTCTGATTGAAGATGGCGGAACGCTCCAAATCGATGGTAAAAACTTCATCAAGACAACAAGCGATATACAAATTTTCAAAAATGCACTTTTGAGGTTTGGACCTGGTGCGACCAATATGGGTTTAAAAATTGTCTGTTCCGAAAAAATTTGGATAGGAGACCACACCCGCATTGGTCGTGATGTCTGGATTCGTGATAATAACGGTGGGCACAAGATTATTCAGGTCGGATACAAGGACAAGGCACCTGTTATTATTGGCAATTATGTTTGGATTTGTTCTGGCTCTCAAATTATGAAGGGCGTGACAATCGGTGATGGTGCTGTGATTTCAGCGAATAGTGTTGTGACAAGCAATGTTCCTGCACATTCAATTGTCGCAGGAAACCCTGCTAAGGTTGTTGCAGAAAATATTTATTGGAGACCGTAG
- a CDS encoding acyl carrier protein yields MEEQIINVIAKVLEVEPSSIELDCGIGDMPEWTSMNHLNIIANLEKEFSIKFSQSDIMDLEDISDLVTLTQKLASK; encoded by the coding sequence ATGGAAGAACAGATTATTAACGTCATTGCTAAAGTTCTTGAAGTTGAACCGTCCTCTATAGAACTCGATTGTGGCATTGGTGATATGCCAGAATGGACTTCAATGAATCACTTGAATATCATTGCAAACCTTGAAAAAGAGTTTTCCATTAAGTTCAGTCAGTCCGACATCATGGATTTAGAAGATATTTCCGATCTTGTCACCCTCACCCAAAAACTCGCCTCAAAATGA
- a CDS encoding glycosyltransferase family 4 protein, producing the protein MKKVLFILPSFPFPLFSGGDQAMYNGLMSVKKDVEAFYIYQEPFRNKTFFEKKAKEAGLDHIFLIPQKISFGKRLYVFLKRKIYRIIKQIRLKYEGVDYAYSSIVNVFSLDSSKNQYIQFINACIKKYNIDVVQMEMCSCLPFVLALPANVKKIFVHHEIKFVVDELKLQTLGVTPYRHAVAEMSKIQEIGLLNKCDAIITLSDIDKKKLEQEGVEVPIYSSVAVVNTENNIRNSYKSSNILSFVGPSTHSPNYIGIKWFLENCWNDLLEKDPSYTLRIIGDWSEDKRNEILQKYKNVEFLGFVPNLADALNNTIMIVPITVGSGIRMKILEASSLGIPFVSTTVGAEGLPFESGKDCFLSNTPEAFVESILKLKDKSLRENFAQKANTIVKEKYSMEALRKNRLEIYDKVLGLK; encoded by the coding sequence ATGAAAAAAGTTTTGTTTATATTACCGTCTTTTCCATTCCCTCTTTTTTCAGGAGGTGATCAGGCGATGTACAACGGCTTGATGTCTGTAAAAAAAGATGTTGAAGCTTTTTACATATATCAAGAACCCTTTCGTAATAAAACTTTTTTTGAAAAAAAAGCAAAAGAAGCTGGTTTAGATCATATTTTCCTCATTCCTCAAAAAATTAGTTTTGGGAAAAGGTTGTATGTTTTTCTGAAAAGAAAGATATATAGAATCATTAAACAAATTCGCTTAAAATATGAAGGTGTTGATTATGCATATTCTAGCATAGTAAATGTTTTTTCTTTGGACTCGTCGAAAAATCAATACATCCAATTTATAAATGCTTGTATAAAGAAATACAATATTGATGTTGTGCAAATGGAAATGTGTTCGTGTTTGCCTTTTGTTCTTGCATTGCCTGCAAATGTGAAAAAAATTTTTGTACATCATGAAATTAAATTTGTTGTTGATGAATTAAAGCTTCAAACACTTGGTGTTACTCCTTATCGGCATGCTGTTGCAGAAATGTCAAAAATACAAGAGATTGGTCTACTAAATAAATGTGATGCAATAATTACACTATCAGATATTGATAAAAAGAAACTAGAGCAAGAAGGAGTTGAGGTTCCTATTTATTCTTCTGTCGCTGTAGTAAATACAGAAAATAATATAAGAAATTCTTATAAAAGCAGCAACATTTTGTCATTTGTGGGACCGTCAACACATTCCCCCAATTATATAGGTATTAAGTGGTTTCTTGAAAATTGTTGGAATGATTTGTTAGAAAAGGATCCTTCTTATACTTTAAGAATTATTGGCGATTGGTCAGAGGACAAAAGGAATGAAATTTTACAGAAATATAAGAATGTTGAATTTCTAGGTTTTGTTCCTAATCTTGCTGATGCCCTGAACAATACGATAATGATCGTTCCTATTACTGTGGGTAGTGGAATTCGAATGAAAATTCTAGAAGCATCAAGCTTAGGAATTCCTTTTGTTAGTACAACTGTTGGCGCAGAAGGGCTACCGTTTGAAAGTGGTAAGGATTGTTTTTTGAGCAATACTCCTGAAGCATTTGTTGAATCTATTTTAAAATTGAAAGACAAATCCTTACGTGAAAATTTTGCGCAAAAAGCTAATACTATAGTCAAAGAAAAATATTCAATGGAAGCTTTGAGAAAAAATAGACTTGAAATTTATGATAAGGTATTAGGCTTGAAATGA
- a CDS encoding aldo/keto reductase, protein MHNIKFHNGIEYPPIIMSTNWMDYPTMKKVVTAGLKIGFRAFDTARDYHNEHIVGRVLKECLAEQNIDRSEIFITTKIGNSQQRLGNIEEQLEISLKNLQTDYVDCWMMHWPYPNFFIDTYHKMEKVYKTGKVHAIGMANYHVRHFNKLFEAGIEIVPHCVQFEHHPMRVAQDILDFCQKHNIAIQAYSPLCRMIPKIKESPILNRIAKRLNKTVGQIILRWHYQHQSIPCFKSTKPERLAENFNIWDFELTETDMELINSMDEDYKYHLESASCPGF, encoded by the coding sequence ATGCATAACATAAAATTTCATAATGGTATTGAATATCCACCAATTATCATGTCCACCAATTGGATGGATTACCCAACTATGAAAAAGGTTGTAACTGCGGGCCTAAAAATTGGCTTTAGAGCCTTTGATACTGCACGTGATTACCATAACGAGCATATTGTGGGTCGTGTTTTAAAAGAATGTCTTGCAGAACAAAATATTGATCGTAGTGAAATTTTTATCACAACGAAAATTGGCAATAGCCAACAACGTCTTGGAAATATAGAGGAACAACTTGAAATATCCCTGAAAAACTTGCAAACGGATTATGTGGATTGCTGGATGATGCATTGGCCTTACCCAAATTTTTTTATCGACACTTACCATAAGATGGAAAAAGTTTATAAAACTGGAAAAGTTCATGCGATTGGAATGGCAAATTATCACGTCCGTCACTTCAACAAGCTGTTTGAGGCAGGAATAGAAATCGTTCCGCATTGCGTACAATTTGAGCATCATCCCATGCGTGTTGCCCAAGACATTCTTGATTTTTGCCAAAAACACAATATTGCAATACAAGCATATTCTCCTTTATGTCGCATGATTCCTAAAATAAAGGAATCTCCTATTTTAAATAGGATTGCAAAGAGGCTCAATAAAACAGTAGGCCAAATTATTTTGCGATGGCATTACCAGCACCAGAGTATACCTTGTTTTAAGTCTACAAAGCCAGAACGCCTTGCGGAAAATTTTAACATTTGGGATTTTGAATTAACCGAAACCGACATGGAGCTGATTAATTCCATGGATGAAGATTACAAGTATCATCTTGAATCGGCTAGTTGCCCAGGATTTTAA
- a CDS encoding polysaccharide pyruvyl transferase family protein translates to MKIALLNLPIDDNYGGNLQRFALVKVLKNMGHEVTHLLTMRNFSLSKTDFIKFTIKRLILRFVFRKKVRVFAELYAQKQNISNYKRIKPFYDRYIKHTEPVNDCNVLKQYNFFDAYIVGSDQVWRKQIVQPFPLKMFLWDYLPSTEKKIAYAASLGNSDLELDKAEAESLRKYYNQFSAVSVREKSALNVLDSYGWTSPKAEWLVDSTLLLKKEDYLDVIKNADTTPMDGEMFCYILDSTQEKMDFIEREANSRNMKSFITGLHEISIEQWLRNFNDAKFIVTDSYHGFVFSLIFNKPVKLFLNEFRGNARFESLFELLGISKDQESFDWSEINATLANERQKSLNWLKGALNA, encoded by the coding sequence ATGAAAATAGCTCTGCTAAATTTGCCTATAGATGACAACTATGGCGGCAATCTGCAAAGATTTGCTCTTGTTAAGGTATTAAAAAATATGGGGCATGAGGTAACGCATTTATTGACGATGCGTAATTTTAGTCTTTCGAAAACGGATTTTATTAAATTTACTATTAAAAGATTAATTCTGCGTTTTGTGTTTCGGAAGAAGGTGCGTGTTTTTGCTGAATTGTATGCTCAAAAACAAAACATCTCTAACTACAAGCGAATTAAGCCCTTCTATGACAGATACATAAAACATACAGAACCAGTAAATGACTGTAATGTCCTAAAACAATACAATTTCTTTGATGCCTACATTGTAGGATCCGATCAGGTTTGGAGAAAACAAATTGTACAGCCGTTTCCTTTAAAAATGTTCCTATGGGATTATTTACCTTCAACTGAAAAAAAAATTGCCTATGCAGCTTCTTTGGGCAATAGTGACCTCGAATTGGATAAAGCAGAAGCAGAATCACTAAGGAAATACTATAATCAATTTTCTGCGGTATCTGTTCGCGAAAAGTCTGCTTTGAATGTGTTGGATAGTTATGGTTGGACAAGCCCAAAGGCTGAATGGCTTGTTGATTCCACATTACTCTTAAAAAAAGAAGACTATCTGGATGTGATAAAAAATGCAGATACAACTCCTATGGATGGAGAAATGTTCTGCTACATATTGGATTCTACGCAAGAAAAAATGGACTTTATTGAGCGAGAAGCAAATTCGCGAAATATGAAGTCTTTTATCACCGGTTTGCACGAAATATCAATAGAGCAATGGCTTCGCAATTTTAATGATGCCAAGTTTATTGTAACCGACTCCTACCATGGTTTTGTTTTTTCATTGATATTTAACAAGCCTGTAAAACTATTCCTTAACGAATTCCGTGGGAACGCTCGCTTTGAATCACTTTTTGAGTTGCTTGGAATTTCCAAAGATCAAGAATCCTTTGATTGGAGCGAAATTAATGCGACTTTAGCAAACGAACGGCAAAAATCATTGAATTGGTTAAAAGGAGCCCTTAATGCTTGA
- a CDS encoding glycoside hydrolase family 99-like domain-containing protein: MSNSKVIAFYLPQFYPTPENDEWWEPGFTEWTNVARAKPLFKGHYQPRIPRELSFYDLRVPETRERQAELAREAGLYGFCYWHYWFGNGKRLLDRVFREVVESGKPDFPFCLCWANHSWYKKTWVADAPDKILVEQTYPGDEDYIAHFKELLPAFKDSRYIRNSEGKLVFGIFAPKYFKDFKNFKKIWNSLAEENGLNGFEFFAYTFAKKTLDFVKPMCYDRVVLDALKDSFEEGKRFSFKWLKQKINQLMHKPQYLITYSSYVHFALKRFKEMSGVTPCICPMFDHSPRSNGRGLILDKNNPILWGELCCKTKKLVESNACDNDKMIFVKAWNEWGEGNYMEPDSRFGRAYIEEAGKVFGKNTRA, translated from the coding sequence ATGTCAAATTCAAAAGTTATAGCTTTTTATCTACCTCAATTTTATCCTACTCCAGAAAATGATGAATGGTGGGAACCTGGTTTTACTGAATGGACTAATGTTGCGCGAGCAAAGCCACTCTTCAAAGGGCATTACCAACCACGAATTCCTCGGGAATTATCTTTTTATGATTTGCGGGTTCCTGAAACACGAGAGCGTCAGGCTGAATTAGCTCGTGAAGCAGGATTGTACGGCTTTTGCTATTGGCATTATTGGTTTGGTAATGGCAAGAGACTTCTTGATCGTGTTTTCCGTGAAGTTGTTGAAAGTGGCAAGCCAGATTTTCCATTCTGTCTTTGTTGGGCTAATCATAGTTGGTATAAAAAAACATGGGTTGCGGATGCTCCGGATAAAATTCTTGTTGAGCAAACGTATCCGGGGGATGAAGATTATATAGCTCACTTTAAAGAATTATTGCCAGCTTTTAAGGATTCACGTTATATTCGAAATTCAGAGGGTAAACTCGTGTTTGGAATATTCGCTCCAAAATATTTTAAAGATTTTAAAAATTTTAAAAAAATATGGAATTCTCTTGCTGAAGAAAATGGTTTGAACGGATTTGAATTTTTTGCGTATACGTTTGCGAAGAAAACTTTAGATTTTGTAAAACCAATGTGCTATGATCGGGTTGTTTTAGACGCCTTGAAAGATTCTTTTGAAGAGGGGAAAAGGTTTTCATTTAAATGGTTAAAACAGAAAATTAATCAATTAATGCATAAACCTCAGTATTTGATAACATATTCGAGTTATGTTCATTTTGCATTAAAAAGATTTAAGGAAATGTCTGGTGTAACGCCTTGTATATGCCCTATGTTTGATCATTCGCCGAGAAGTAATGGTCGAGGTCTTATTCTTGATAAAAATAATCCTATACTATGGGGTGAATTGTGTTGCAAAACAAAAAAACTAGTTGAATCAAATGCTTGTGATAATGATAAAATGATTTTCGTTAAAGCATGGAATGAGTGGGGGGAGGGAAATTATATGGAGCCAGATTCTCGCTTTGGGAGGGCATACATAGAAGAGGCTGGAAAGGTTTTTGGGAAAAATACTAGGGCTTGA